The Bemisia tabaci chromosome 8, PGI_BMITA_v3 genome has a segment encoding these proteins:
- the ics gene encoding ras suppressor protein 1 translates to MNEAPVSCLPVQVKMSKARKALAEAREIKNPELDLVDKGIHSFEELPGLFNMLNITRLTLSHNRIKDIPPSIAYLVNLEILTLFNNQIEELPVSISSLPKLRILNVGMNRLDSLPRGFGALPVLEVLDLTYNNLNENSLPGNFFMLETLRALYLGDNDFEVLPPEIGQLKNLQILVLRENDLIDVPKEIGELTRLRELHIQANRLTVLPPEIGNLDLVGSKSILKMDFNPWVTPIADQLQVGISHVIDYIRSETYRYLYNRHISTRGPPPPKVNDKSRKISRIKQQG, encoded by the exons ATGAATGAGGCACCAGTTTCGTGTTTACCCGTGCAGGTGAAAATGTCGAAGGCTAGGAAGGCGCTCGCAGAAGCTCGGGAAATCAAGAATCCCGAGCTAGATTTGGTCGATAAAGGCATTCATTCTTTCGAGGAATTACCTGGACTGT TCAACATGCTGAATATCACCAGACTAACGCTGAGTCATAATAGGATTAAAG ATATCCCACCAAGTATTGCATATCTGGTCAATTTGGAAATACTAACTTTGTTCAACAACCAAATCGAAGAGCTCCCAGTGTCAATATCCTCTTTGCCAAAGCTGAGGATACTTAATGTCGG AATGAATCGTCTGGATAGTTTACCAAGAGGTTTTGGAGCGTTACCAGTGCTAGAAGTTTTGGATCTTACTTACAATAATCTGAATGAAAATAGTCTTCCTGGGAACTTTTTCATGCTAG aaactttaAGAGCCTTATATCTTGGAGACAATGATTTTGAAGTTCTGCCCCCAGAAATTGGAcagttgaaaaatttacaaatt CTTGTTCTACGTGAGAATGACCTCATTGATGTGCCAAAAGAAATCGGAGAGTTGACTCGTCTACGTGAACTGCACATTCAAGCAAACAGACTCACAGTGTTGCCTCCTGAAATTG GGAATCTAGATTTAGTCGGAAGTAAATCGATTCTGAAGATGGATTTCAATCCATGGGTGACTCCTATCGCAGACCAGTTGCAGGTTGGCATTTCTCATGTCATAGACTACATCCGATCGGAGACCTACAGATA tttataCAACCGTCACATTTCAACGAGAGGACCACCGCCACCCAAGGTTAACGACAAAAGTCGCAAGATTTCCAGGATCAAGCAGCAAGGCTAA
- the LOC109038781 gene encoding uncharacterized protein — protein MSATQNVAIKLSDQYNVYDDLHLPVSSSKSSVKSTLWFIINMIWESRFRIPTVIILCIIAFMCGVYHEIRRGSIARRLARQQDSGWGNDDSDDDNDDDEDDDDDDGDDLDDDGSGGEYESDEDEGGEDMLFFPESMFIDPGVNPENDTELFNFIRRENPSYERSLMRRQPWPNEFQTELVLSSCPRIGSAS, from the exons ATGAGTGCTACTCAAAATGTTGCCATCAAGTTAAGCGATCAGTACAAT GTTTATGATGATTTACATCTTCCAGTCAGTTCTTCCAAAAGCTCTGTTAAATCTACTTTGTGGTTCATTATCAACATGATCTGGGAATCACGTTTTCGCATTCCCACAGTGATAATTCTTTGCATCATCGCTTTCATGTGTGGTGTGTACCATGAAATACGTAGAGGAAGCATAGCTCGCCGACTCGCTCGACAGCAAGACAGTGGATGGGGAAATGATGACAGCGATGATGACAACGATGATGACGaagatgacgatgatgatgatggtgaCGACTTGGATGATGATGGAAGTGGCGGTGAGTATGAATCTGATGAGGATGAAGGTGGTGAAGATATGTTGTTCTTTCCTGAGTCTATGTTCATCGATCCGGGCGTGAACCCTGAAAACGACAcagaacttttcaattttattcgtCGTGAGAATCCAAGCTATGAGAGGAGTTTGATGAGACGTCAGCCATGGCCTAATGAGTTTCAGACAGAACTTGTTTTGTCAAGCTGCCCAAGAATAGGTAGTGCCTCATAA
- the Tim17b gene encoding mitochondrial import inner membrane translocase subunit Tim17-B, producing the protein MEEYAREPCPWRIVDDCGGAFTMGAIGGALFQGIKGFRNAPSGMSRRFAGSLAAVKQRSPILAGNFAVWGGVFSSIDCTLVYLRHKEDPWNSIISGAATGGILAARNGVPAMAGSALIGGVLLALIEGVGILFTRLTAEQFRQHGPFEDPASLGFPGGGNPQNYQ; encoded by the exons ATGGAAGAGTATGCCCGAGAACCTTGTCCGTGGAGAATTGTTGATGACTGTGGTGGAGCTTTCACAATGGGCGCTATTGGAGGTGCTCTATTTCAAGGAATCAAAGGATTTAGAAATGCCCCAAGTGGAATGTCCAGAAGATTTGCT GGAAGTCTGGCAGCAGTGAAACAAAGATCACCAATTCTAGCCGGAAATTTTGCGGTTTGGGGTGGAGTGTTTTCATCAATAGATTGCACTTTAGTTTACTTAAGACATAAAGAGGATCCATGGAATTCCATAATCAGTGGAGCAGCCACAGGGGGTATACTCGCTGCACGAAACGGTGTACCAGCAATGGCAGGCAGCGCGTTGATTGGCGGCGTTCTTTTAGCTCTTATTGAAG gTGTAGGTATTCTGTTCACAAGGCTGACAGCAGAACAATTTCGACAGCATGGCCCATTCGAAGACCCAGCCTCACTTGGTTTTCCTGGCGGCGGGAACCCACAGAACTATCAGTGA